In Thunnus maccoyii chromosome 11, fThuMac1.1, whole genome shotgun sequence, one genomic interval encodes:
- the zgc:172182 gene encoding coiled-coil domain-containing protein 89, which yields MVANSDHATETWRLSFHEKNNPGLKGKIVCLSLLFLIMTTPQRNTENLVKAEGNNTEHMDSIQKLLEKLRSLPTEDKTETEMLQFRIDEQSSLICLLKQRADELLLRCQALQTINTELEDQVTGCQKELDSERKKAEIIEGRFMDLAANNQAIIAFMDEYKSQNAQLKLENKQLQSENESLFSQKLQDKEVVVQKLMQEVKLLSEKYTNKENEYREKLAECESKLLEQAAKHQAKEASLCEKLHNAQKQRGDAAQRCKDLKLQLQNTEEEHALKEINMRESITSLTKEKDKLLCLSVERGKVIQEKQEEMQQLERKCKEEKKARARAEGRFEQEAEAVNADVKVKSLQCALDEFRTKYEKLNKDFEAFKEHSTNLLTQERELNKKLRHMMG from the exons ATGGTTGCCAATAGTGACCACGCAACTGAAACTTGGAGATTATCTTTCCACGAAAAGAATAACCCAGGCTTGAAGGGAAAAATAGTTTgtctttctttgctttttcttatCATGACAACgccacagagaaatacagaaaactTGGTGAAGGCAGAGGGCAACAACACGGAG CATATGGACAGTATTCAGAAGTTACTGGAGAAACTTCGGAGCCTTCCCACAGAGgataaaacagagacagagatgctgCAGTTCAGGATAGATGAACAGTCAAGTTTGATTTGCTTACTGAAACAAAGAGCAGATGAGCTGCTTCTCCGATGTCAAGCCCTACAGACAATCAATACAGAGCTGGAGGACCAAGTAACGGGCTGTCAGAAAGAACTGGACAgcgaaagaaagaaagcagagatTATAGAAGGAAGATTTATGGATTTAGCTGCCAACAATCAAGCAATTATTGCTTTCATGGATGAGTACAAAAGTCAGAATGCACAGTTAAAGCTGGAAAACAAGCAGCTGCagtcagaaaatgaatcactttTCTCCCAAAAACTACAAGATAAAGAGGTGGTTGTTCAAAAACTTATGCAAGAAGTCAAACTGCTATCagagaaatacacaaataagGAAAATGAATATCG GGAGAAATTAGCTGAATGTGAGTCAAAACTCTTGGAACAAGCAGCAAAGCATCAAGCCAAAGAGGCATCACTATGTGAAAAATTGCATAATGCTCAGAAACAGCGTGGAGATGCTGCACAGAGGTGCAAAG ACCTGAAGCTGCAGCTACAAAACACTGAAGAGGAGCATGCTTTGAAGGAAATCAACATGAGAGAAAGCATAACAAGCCTCaccaaagagaaagacaaattaTTGTGTCTTTCTGTGGAAAGAGGGAAAGTAATACAG gagaaacaagaggaaatgcagcagctggagagaaaatgtaaagaagagaaaaaagccCGGGCCAGAGCAGAGGGCAG GTTTGAACAAGAAGCAGAAGCTGTTAACGCAGATGTAAAAGTGAAGTCTCTTCAATGTGCCCTTGATGAATTCCGGACAAAGTATGAGAAGCTAAATAAG GATTTTGAAGCTTTCAAAGAACACAGCACCAACCTTCTTACTCAGGAAAGGGAGTTAAATAAGAAACTCCGCCACATGATGGGCTAA
- the LOC121907321 gene encoding ATP synthase subunit beta, mitochondrial-like has product MLGAVGRCCSGALQALKPGINSLKTLSGRHAALNSSRCYATPAAQAALANGRIVAVIGAVVDVQFDEALPPILNALEVLGRDSRLVLEVAQHLGENTVRTIAMDGTEGLVRGQKVLDTGAPIRIPVGPETLGRIMNVIGEPIDERGPISTKQTAPIHAEAPEFTDMSVEQEILVTGIKVVDLLAPYAKGGKIGLFGGAGVGKTVLIMELINNVAKAHGGYSVFAGVGERTREGNDLYHEMIESGVINLKDTTSKVALVYGQMNEPPGARARVALTGLTVAEYFRDQEGQDVLLFIDNIFRFTQAGSEVSALLGRIPSAVGYQPTLATDMGTMQERITTTKKGSITSVQAIYVPADDLTDPAPATTFAHLDATTVLSRAIAELGIYPAVDPLDSTSRIMDPNIVGSEHYDVARGVQKILQDYKSLQDIIAILGMDELSEEDKLTVARARKIQRFLSQPFQVAEVFTGHMGKLVPLKETIKGFQSILGGEYDALPEQAFYMVGPIEEVVQKAEKLAEEHS; this is encoded by the exons ATGCTAGGAGCTGTGGGACGGTGCTGCAGCGGAGCTCTGCAGGCTTTGAAGCCTGGTATCAACTCGTTAAAGACCCTCAGTGGGAGACATGCGGCTCTTAATTCGA GCAGGTGCTATGCCACCCCAGCTGCTCAGGCAGCACTGGCCAACGGCCGCATAGTAGCTGTGATTGGTGCTGTGGTGGATGTCCAGTTTGATGAAGCCCTTCCGCCCATCCTCAATGCACTGGAGGTGCTTGGCCGTGACAGCAGGCTGGTGCTTGAGGTGGCGCAGCATCTGG GTGAAAACACGGTCAGGACGATTGCCATGGATGGCACAGAGGGTCTTGTCCGTGGTCAGAAGGTTCTCGACACTGGAGCCCCGATCAGGATCCCTGTGGGGCCGGAGACCTTGGGCAGGATCATGAATGTCATTGGAGAACCCATTGATGAGAGAGGTCCAATTAGCACCAAACA GACTGCTCCTATCCACGCTGAAGCTCCTGAGTTCACAGACATGAGTGTGGAGCAGGAGATCCTGGTCACTGGCATCAAAGTGGTAGATCTGCTGGCACCCTACGCCAAGGGTGGAAAGATTG GTCTGTTTGGTGGTGCTGGTGTTGGCAAGACTGTGTTGATTATGGAGCTGATCAACAATGTGGCCAAGGCTCATGGTGGTTACTCTGTGTTTGCCGGAGTGGGAGAGCGAACCCGCGAGGGAAATGACTTGTACCATGAAATGATTGAGTCTGGTGTCATTAATCTGAAGGACACCACCTCAAAG GTGGCGCTGGTGTACGGTCAGATGAATGAGCCTCCAGGTGCCCGTGCCAGAGTTGCTCTGACTGGTCTGACTGTTGCTGAATACTTCCGTGATCAGGAGGGACAGGATGTGCTTCTCTTTATTGACAACATCTTTAGGTTTACCCAGGCTGGATCAGAG GTGTCTGCCCTGTTGGGTCGTATCCCCTCTGCTGTGGGTTACCAGCCCACCCTGGCTACTGATATGGGTACCATGCAGGAGAGAATTACAACCACCAAAAAAGGCTCCATCACCTCTGTACAA GCTATCTACGTGCCTGCTGATGACTTGACTGACCCTGCTCCTGCCACAACTTTTGCTCACTTGGATGCAACAACTGTGCTGTCTCGTGCTATCGCTGAGCTTGGTATCTATCCTGCTGTGGACCCTCTGGATTCCACCTCCCGTATCATGGATCCCAACATTGTTGGGTCTGAACACTACGACGTTGCTCGTGGCGTACAGAAGATTCTTCAG GACTACAAATCATTGCAGGACATCATTGCTATTCTGGGTATGGATGAACTGTCTGAGGAAGACAAGTTGACTGTAGCTCGTGCTCGCAAGATCCAGCGTTTCCTGTCTCAGCCCTTCCAGGTAGCAGAAGTCTTTACAGGCCACATGGGCAAGCTGGTACCTCTCAAGGAAACAATCAAAGGCTTCCAGAGCATTCTAGGAG GTGAATACGATGCTCTGCCAGAGCAAGCTTTCTACATGGTGGGTCCAATTGAAGAAGTCGTCCAGAAGGCTGAGAAACTGGCAGAGGAACATTCATAA